A region of Streptomyces sp. NBC_01750 DNA encodes the following proteins:
- a CDS encoding beta-ketoacyl-[acyl-carrier-protein] synthase family protein: MSWDITGIGAVAGIGNDPYEIFDSLCAGRSGLARLRAFDLGKYRAQHAYEIDDRTGPGHDQPLRATRWLKTAVAQALADAGLDEDPGSCPVLVGTTLREQRSAELWWRHKMPLAPSDLHFGTALRERFGSSQTYTFANACAAALYALGMATDMIELGLADAVVVAGTDSITESAYGVLDRVQNETPRALRPFDRARNGMLMGEGAVAVVVQRTGARPGGVHAVLRGVSMNCDASHPTAPDPRTIATAVHDAYRRADVKAADIDLVMLHGSGTQLNDAAEATALSDVFAGTGADPLLTAIKSMTGHTLGGSGLLSLIMAALSLHRGVVPPVLGLDDPIEEAAGLRLVRDRAATADLATAQVNAFGFGGINAVAILEKGAS; the protein is encoded by the coding sequence ATGAGCTGGGACATCACGGGTATCGGTGCCGTCGCGGGCATCGGCAATGACCCGTACGAGATCTTCGACTCGCTGTGCGCGGGGCGGAGTGGCCTGGCCCGGCTGCGCGCGTTCGATCTCGGCAAGTACCGTGCGCAGCACGCGTACGAGATCGACGACCGTACCGGACCCGGGCACGACCAGCCGTTGCGGGCCACCCGCTGGCTCAAGACCGCGGTGGCGCAGGCCCTGGCCGACGCCGGGCTCGACGAGGACCCGGGCTCCTGCCCCGTACTCGTCGGCACCACCTTGCGCGAGCAGCGCTCGGCCGAGCTGTGGTGGCGGCACAAGATGCCGCTCGCTCCGTCCGACCTGCACTTCGGCACAGCGCTGCGGGAGCGCTTCGGCTCGTCGCAGACCTACACCTTCGCCAACGCCTGCGCCGCCGCGCTGTACGCGCTCGGCATGGCCACCGACATGATCGAACTGGGCCTCGCCGACGCCGTCGTGGTGGCGGGCACGGACTCGATCACCGAGAGCGCCTACGGCGTGCTCGACCGGGTACAGAACGAGACGCCCCGGGCGCTGCGCCCGTTCGACCGGGCACGCAACGGGATGCTCATGGGCGAGGGAGCCGTCGCCGTCGTCGTGCAGCGAACGGGAGCCCGGCCGGGCGGAGTTCACGCCGTCCTTCGCGGGGTGAGCATGAACTGCGACGCGAGCCATCCCACCGCGCCCGACCCCAGGACCATCGCGACGGCCGTTCACGATGCGTACCGGCGGGCGGACGTGAAGGCCGCCGACATCGATCTGGTGATGCTGCACGGTAGCGGCACCCAGCTCAACGACGCCGCCGAGGCGACCGCACTGTCGGACGTGTTCGCCGGCACGGGCGCCGATCCACTGCTGACGGCGATCAAGTCGATGACCGGACACACCCTCGGCGGTTCCGGTCTGCTCAGTCTCATCATGGCCGCGCTCTCGCTCCACCGGGGCGTCGTACCGCCGGTGCTCGGACTCGACGACCCGATCGAGGAGGCGGCCGGGCTGCGTCTGGTACGCGACCGGGCGGCCACCGCCGACCTGGCAACCGCGCAGGTGAACGCCTTCGGATTCGGTGGGATCAACGCAGTGGCCATCCTGGAGAAGGGGGCGTCATGA
- a CDS encoding beta-ketoacyl-[acyl-carrier-protein] synthase family protein, whose protein sequence is MTAGHGAGRRVVVTGLGAISCLGAGVPAFWRGLAAGGSRPEPMADPAARMRNRRMYLVPQADVPTEPARLAHVPLAAGPRMAVAAAREAVADAGLDARTRAGLPVVMGVEMGNAGMHEGRRADGPGGAAPVGGDTAWSPMTVTSAAVGAALGATGGNVSVGNACAASGYAAALAADMIRSGEADIVLTGGAEGPTRVGMGVFNRLGALDSDRCRPFDLHRQGTVFGDGAAMLVLESAESAARRGATPYAELAGAAWSCDAHHPTAPDPRGTQASRSIRQALTEAGLTGSDIGAVVPHGTGTPLNDVVESRVLNEVFGDRSPRLPLFSLKAMIGHTAGVAGAFGCLTAALLLHHRTVPANAPLDEQDPECPVWLPQKESVPLSGRAVLVNSYAFGGNNVSVVLAGAEGAA, encoded by the coding sequence ATGACCGCAGGACACGGCGCAGGGCGCCGGGTCGTCGTCACCGGCCTGGGCGCGATCTCCTGTCTGGGCGCGGGGGTCCCGGCCTTCTGGCGCGGGCTGGCCGCCGGCGGGAGCCGCCCCGAACCCATGGCCGACCCGGCCGCCCGCATGCGCAACAGGCGGATGTACCTGGTGCCGCAGGCCGATGTGCCCACGGAGCCTGCCCGGTTGGCCCATGTGCCCCTGGCAGCGGGCCCCCGGATGGCGGTGGCCGCGGCCCGCGAGGCGGTCGCCGATGCCGGGCTCGATGCCCGTACGCGGGCCGGGCTCCCCGTTGTCATGGGCGTGGAGATGGGTAACGCGGGGATGCACGAAGGCCGCCGGGCCGACGGGCCCGGCGGCGCCGCGCCCGTCGGCGGCGACACGGCCTGGTCGCCGATGACGGTCACCTCGGCGGCGGTCGGCGCGGCGCTCGGCGCCACGGGAGGCAACGTCAGCGTGGGCAACGCGTGCGCCGCCAGCGGTTACGCCGCCGCGCTCGCCGCCGACATGATCCGCAGCGGGGAGGCCGACATCGTCCTCACCGGCGGCGCGGAAGGCCCCACCCGGGTGGGCATGGGTGTCTTCAACCGTCTGGGCGCTCTCGACTCCGACCGCTGCCGCCCCTTCGACCTGCACCGACAGGGCACCGTCTTCGGCGACGGCGCCGCCATGCTGGTCCTCGAATCGGCGGAGAGCGCCGCACGCCGCGGAGCCACCCCGTACGCGGAACTGGCGGGCGCCGCGTGGAGCTGCGACGCGCACCATCCGACGGCGCCCGACCCCAGGGGCACACAGGCGTCCCGGAGCATTCGCCAGGCGCTCACGGAAGCCGGCCTGACCGGCTCGGACATCGGCGCGGTCGTCCCGCACGGCACGGGTACGCCGCTGAACGACGTCGTCGAGAGCCGGGTGCTGAACGAGGTGTTCGGGGACCGGAGTCCCCGACTTCCGCTGTTCAGCCTCAAAGCCATGATCGGGCACACCGCCGGGGTCGCCGGCGCCTTCGGCTGTCTGACCGCCGCGCTGCTTCTGCACCACCGCACGGTCCCGGCGAACGCGCCGCTGGACGAGCAGGACCCCGAGTGCCCCGTATGGCTCCCGCAGAAGGAGTCCGTACCCCTGTCGGGGCGTGCGGTTCTGGTCAACTCCTACGCGTTCGGCGGGAACAACGTGTCCGTCGTGCTCGCCGGGGCGGAGGGAGCCGCATGA
- a CDS encoding AMP-binding protein, whose translation MDLVERLLGRHIEAGGGERVCYVDPDVGEVTHARLHDAARAYAGTLRKLGVPPGTRGLVVADDSVATVAAILGLWWHGCVPVPVSPVLSDAEIRFMAADSEAGFAHFDAPAAKQRTLEEEFASLPFTTGDQGRAVFTAGGSPEPDPEPSPEPSPEPVQWPAGRPALVQYTSGSTGAPKGVLHAATGIEAVLSGIGSTLRLRQDDVVLSTAKLSFGYGFGNSVLLPLAAGARTILLRGSVDAHVVSSSLRRHRPTVFFSVPRMYAALLALADSHGPEGFASVRLAVTAGEHCPAQLGERIRSTFGVPLVNGLGATEALHIVVATPPSQITPGATGRAVPGIEVTVRDDDGLTVPDGTEGRLHIAGPSVALGYLNRVEATRRTFAEGGAYTSDIVRRTEEGEIWHLCRADDVLNLGGYKVAPGEIETVVRETDQVAECAVVASADEHGLEQAVVYAVPVAGADHAAVRKAILLSIRKRLAPFKRPSRIEVIDVLPVTSTGKLARHELRESAGRR comes from the coding sequence ATGGATCTGGTCGAACGACTGCTGGGCAGGCACATCGAGGCCGGTGGAGGAGAACGGGTCTGCTACGTGGACCCCGACGTCGGTGAGGTCACCCACGCCCGACTGCACGACGCGGCGCGCGCCTACGCCGGTACGCTCCGGAAACTGGGGGTCCCGCCGGGCACCCGCGGTCTGGTGGTGGCCGACGACTCGGTCGCCACCGTGGCCGCCATCCTCGGGCTCTGGTGGCACGGGTGCGTGCCGGTACCGGTGAGCCCCGTACTCTCCGACGCCGAGATCCGCTTCATGGCCGCGGACAGCGAAGCCGGATTCGCCCACTTCGACGCCCCGGCAGCGAAACAGCGCACGCTGGAAGAGGAGTTCGCCTCCCTGCCCTTCACAACGGGGGACCAGGGCAGGGCCGTGTTCACGGCCGGCGGGTCCCCGGAGCCGGACCCGGAGCCGTCCCCGGAGCCGTCCCCGGAGCCCGTGCAGTGGCCAGCGGGCCGTCCGGCACTGGTGCAGTACACCTCCGGGAGCACCGGGGCACCCAAGGGCGTCCTGCACGCCGCGACGGGCATCGAGGCGGTCCTCTCCGGAATCGGAAGCACGCTGCGGCTGCGCCAGGACGACGTCGTCCTGTCCACCGCCAAGCTGTCCTTCGGCTACGGCTTCGGGAACTCGGTGCTTCTTCCACTGGCCGCCGGTGCGCGCACCATACTGCTGCGCGGCTCCGTGGACGCCCATGTGGTCTCCAGCAGCCTGCGCCGACACCGCCCGACCGTGTTCTTCTCGGTGCCCCGTATGTACGCCGCGCTGCTGGCGCTCGCGGACAGCCACGGACCCGAGGGGTTCGCTTCCGTACGACTCGCCGTCACCGCGGGCGAGCACTGCCCCGCGCAGCTCGGCGAGCGGATCCGGAGCACTTTCGGCGTGCCACTGGTCAACGGGCTGGGGGCCACCGAGGCGCTGCACATCGTCGTCGCGACCCCGCCTTCGCAGATCACGCCGGGCGCGACCGGCCGCGCGGTCCCGGGCATCGAGGTGACGGTGCGGGACGACGACGGGCTTACGGTCCCCGACGGGACCGAGGGGCGGCTGCACATCGCGGGCCCCTCGGTGGCGCTCGGCTATCTCAACCGGGTCGAGGCGACGCGCCGGACCTTCGCCGAGGGAGGCGCTTACACCAGTGACATCGTCCGGCGTACGGAGGAGGGAGAAATCTGGCACCTGTGCCGCGCCGACGACGTACTGAACCTGGGCGGGTACAAGGTCGCTCCGGGCGAGATCGAGACCGTGGTCCGCGAGACCGACCAGGTCGCGGAGTGCGCGGTGGTCGCGAGCGCCGACGAGCACGGTCTCGAACAGGCCGTCGTCTACGCCGTACCGGTGGCCGGGGCGGACCACGCCGCTGTGCGCAAGGCGATCCTGCTGTCGATCCGCAAACGCCTCGCCCCGTTCAAACGCCCCTCCCGGATCGAAGTGATCGACGTCCTGCCGGTCACCTCCACCGGCAAGCTGGCCCGGCACGAGCTGCGTGAGTCGGCGGGTCGCCGATGA
- a CDS encoding beta-ketoacyl-[acyl-carrier-protein] synthase family protein, which produces MVTGIGAVSPAGVGTTALWEAVSGGRVATGPVTRFDASGYAARTAGEVPSSCLPELDAAVPPHPSRAARYLAVATAEAVRSAALVPGRVSGRTGVFTGTVMGTRPVLEHGLTETSLTLTGTEWAEPERLLDLIPAVVDVDGPVVLLASGCSVGGDAISRGAAAIAAGEVEVAVCGGAEELSQEVLAMFTSLRALAPDVARPFDADRRGMLPSEGAGVLVLESAEHCAARGGRARARLLGHASAADAYHLTRPRPTGDAVVEVLTTCLKQAWRTAEQVDWVCAHGTGTPVGDGIEARAITAALGTVPRRPVVSSLKGALGHPQGAAAALEAVVAVKALRAGRIPGNATLRRPDPACSGIDLVPPRGRAAHVTTVASLTFGLGGGVSALMLGSAEADDDA; this is translated from the coding sequence GTGGTCACAGGCATCGGCGCCGTCTCGCCGGCAGGTGTCGGAACTACGGCACTGTGGGAAGCGGTGTCCGGCGGCCGTGTGGCGACGGGCCCGGTGACCCGGTTCGACGCCTCCGGCTACGCGGCGCGTACAGCGGGCGAAGTCCCGTCGTCCTGTTTGCCGGAACTCGATGCCGCCGTGCCGCCGCACCCCTCACGCGCGGCCCGCTATCTCGCCGTCGCCACGGCCGAGGCGGTCCGCAGCGCCGCCCTGGTGCCCGGCCGGGTCTCCGGCCGCACCGGTGTCTTCACCGGCACCGTCATGGGAACGCGCCCGGTACTCGAACACGGGCTCACGGAAACGTCGTTGACGCTCACCGGTACGGAGTGGGCCGAGCCGGAGCGCCTTCTCGACCTCATACCCGCGGTCGTTGACGTGGACGGCCCCGTGGTCCTTCTCGCCTCGGGCTGCTCCGTGGGCGGGGACGCGATCTCCCGCGGGGCCGCCGCAATAGCCGCCGGTGAGGTCGAAGTGGCCGTCTGCGGCGGGGCGGAGGAGCTTTCGCAGGAGGTCCTGGCCATGTTCACGAGCCTGCGGGCGCTCGCTCCGGATGTGGCCCGCCCTTTCGACGCCGACCGCCGGGGGATGCTGCCCTCCGAAGGGGCCGGTGTACTGGTTCTGGAAAGCGCGGAGCACTGCGCCGCCCGCGGCGGCCGGGCCCGGGCACGGCTGCTCGGCCACGCGTCCGCCGCGGACGCGTACCACCTGACGCGGCCCCGGCCCACCGGCGATGCCGTCGTCGAGGTACTGACCACGTGCCTGAAGCAGGCCTGGCGCACGGCGGAGCAGGTGGACTGGGTATGCGCGCACGGGACCGGGACACCCGTCGGCGACGGCATCGAGGCGCGGGCGATCACCGCCGCTCTGGGCACCGTGCCGCGCCGGCCCGTCGTGTCGTCGCTCAAAGGGGCACTCGGCCACCCCCAGGGCGCAGCCGCCGCGTTGGAGGCGGTCGTGGCCGTGAAGGCACTGCGCGCCGGGAGGATCCCGGGCAACGCCACACTGCGGCGGCCGGACCCCGCGTGCTCCGGCATCGACCTCGTCCCACCGCGGGGGCGCGCGGCTCACGTCACGACGGTGGCGAGCCTGACCTTCGGCCTCGGCGGCGGAGTGTCCGCGCTCATGCTGGGAAGCGCGGAGGCCGACGATGACGCATAG
- a CDS encoding 3-deoxy-7-phosphoheptulonate synthase translates to MNVAIRWAGLTESDATLSEHEIRSWRSWPALQQPDWGDDWLVAEVGRGLASLPELIDGDETRVLRQLLSEVADGRRQVIQAGDCAEDPAECTPRHLARKVGLLDAMAGVMRIGTGQPVIRVGRIAGQFAKPRSSPTEYVDGAELPVYRGHLVNSPRATVEDRRPDPMRLLACHRAAGSATAYLRRQQDASGAPVWTSHEALVLDYELPQLRRDPDGGLVLTSTHWPWIGDRTRQPDGAHVRLLAAVSNPVACKVGPSMTEDELLRLCELLDPDRQPGRLTLIARMGIGAAAGQLSRLAARVRSAGHPVVWLCDPMHGNTVRATNGRKTRLLSSITQEIREFRTVLDGLGLNPGGLHLETTPDSVVECLPDNSHIDRCDGPYTTLCDPRLNVWQALTAAEAWH, encoded by the coding sequence ATGAACGTCGCCATAAGGTGGGCCGGTCTCACCGAATCGGACGCCACACTTTCCGAGCACGAAATCCGCTCCTGGCGGTCCTGGCCGGCCCTGCAGCAGCCCGACTGGGGCGACGACTGGCTCGTCGCCGAAGTCGGCAGAGGTCTCGCGAGCCTGCCGGAACTCATCGACGGCGACGAGACCAGGGTGCTGCGGCAGCTTCTCTCCGAAGTGGCCGACGGACGCCGCCAGGTGATCCAGGCCGGGGACTGCGCGGAGGACCCGGCGGAGTGCACCCCCCGCCATCTCGCGCGCAAGGTCGGCCTGCTCGACGCCATGGCGGGGGTCATGCGCATCGGTACCGGTCAGCCGGTGATCCGGGTCGGCCGTATAGCCGGGCAGTTCGCCAAACCCCGGTCCAGTCCGACGGAGTACGTGGACGGCGCGGAGCTCCCCGTCTACCGCGGGCACCTCGTCAACAGTCCGCGGGCCACGGTGGAAGACCGCAGGCCCGACCCGATGCGCCTGCTGGCCTGCCACCGGGCCGCGGGCTCCGCGACGGCGTATCTGCGCAGGCAGCAGGATGCCTCCGGTGCACCGGTGTGGACGAGCCACGAAGCCCTTGTCCTCGACTATGAACTGCCGCAGCTCCGCCGCGACCCGGACGGCGGGCTCGTCCTCACCTCCACACACTGGCCGTGGATAGGCGACCGCACCCGCCAGCCGGACGGCGCGCATGTGCGCCTGCTGGCGGCGGTGAGCAACCCGGTGGCCTGCAAGGTGGGGCCGAGCATGACGGAGGACGAACTGCTGCGCCTGTGTGAGCTGCTGGACCCGGACCGGCAGCCCGGCAGGCTCACGCTCATCGCCCGCATGGGCATCGGCGCCGCGGCCGGGCAACTCTCCCGCCTGGCCGCCCGCGTCCGGTCGGCCGGCCACCCGGTCGTCTGGCTGTGCGACCCGATGCACGGCAACACCGTCCGTGCCACCAACGGCCGCAAGACTCGCCTTCTGTCCTCCATCACCCAGGAGATACGGGAGTTCCGGACGGTGCTCGACGGGCTCGGCCTGAACCCGGGAGGCCTGCATCTGGAGACCACTCCGGATTCCGTCGTCGAATGCTTGCCGGACAACTCGCACATTGATCGCTGCGACGGACCGTATACAACATTGTGCGACCCGCGACTGAACGTGTGGCAGGCCCTGACCGCCGCCGAAGCATGGCACTGA
- a CDS encoding anthranilate synthase family protein has protein sequence MDTARLDSLLTPDAPPFALLHRPSSAGRDQVEILVGDVLEVPTLAELPVTQEQKEGQGPAGQARHEMVVLIPYRQIAERGFEYQDDRTPLLAMSVGEQATMGSAALLERIPDRPIDLNGGEFDIDDGAYGTIVRKILSEEIGRGEGANFVIRRSFVATVEGSVTDAALTVFRRLLAREVGAYWTFLIHTGSRTLVGATPERHVSLTAGTVRMNPISGTYRHPPAGPTVPDVLRFLADPKETDELYMVVDEELKMMARICEPGVRTSGPYLKEMTRLAHTEYVLTGRSSRDVREILRETMFVPTVTGSPLENACRVIKRYEPEGRGYYSGVLALIGRDDSGARQLDSALLIRTADIGAEGRLRIGVGATLVRHSDPDSEVAETRAKTAALLDAVHGTQPHPPGTSRRSPRIAGHPQVREALARRNVTLSRFWLEPPGDAGYHREALAGHRVLVVDGEDSFTEMLRHQLRALGPEVTTRRFDEPYEPDDFDLVIVGPGPGDPRDFDAPKIAALRRTVRRLMDERRPFLAVCLGHQVVCGVLGLELIRKDPPNQGVQREIDLFGRRTPVGFYNTFAAVSADDRFKGVEVSRDPENGEVHALRGPSLRSLQFHPESLLTQEGVSILGDELEALLTTSGTTPVRAGE, from the coding sequence ATGGACACTGCGCGTCTCGACAGCCTGCTCACCCCCGACGCACCCCCCTTCGCGCTGCTGCACCGCCCCTCTTCGGCCGGGCGCGATCAGGTCGAGATCCTCGTCGGCGACGTTCTCGAGGTGCCGACTCTCGCGGAGCTTCCGGTGACGCAGGAGCAGAAGGAGGGCCAGGGGCCGGCCGGTCAGGCCCGGCACGAAATGGTCGTACTCATTCCGTACCGCCAGATCGCCGAGCGTGGATTCGAGTACCAGGACGACCGGACGCCGCTGCTCGCCATGAGCGTCGGGGAACAGGCCACCATGGGTTCCGCCGCACTGCTGGAGAGGATCCCGGACCGGCCGATCGACCTGAACGGCGGGGAGTTCGACATCGACGACGGGGCCTATGGGACCATCGTCCGCAAGATCCTCAGTGAAGAGATAGGCAGGGGCGAGGGCGCCAACTTCGTCATCAGACGGTCGTTCGTAGCCACGGTGGAGGGTTCTGTCACCGACGCCGCACTCACGGTGTTCCGCCGCCTCCTCGCCCGCGAGGTGGGCGCCTACTGGACGTTCCTCATTCACACGGGCTCGCGCACCCTGGTGGGCGCCACCCCGGAGCGGCACGTCAGCCTGACAGCCGGCACGGTGAGGATGAACCCGATCAGCGGGACATACCGCCACCCGCCGGCCGGGCCCACGGTGCCCGACGTCCTGCGTTTCCTGGCCGACCCCAAAGAGACCGACGAGCTGTACATGGTGGTCGACGAGGAACTCAAGATGATGGCGCGGATCTGCGAACCCGGCGTGCGGACCTCGGGCCCGTACCTCAAGGAAATGACCCGGCTCGCGCACACCGAATACGTGCTGACCGGGCGTAGTTCACGGGACGTCAGGGAAATCCTGCGGGAGACCATGTTCGTCCCCACGGTCACCGGCAGCCCGCTGGAGAACGCCTGCCGTGTCATCAAGCGTTACGAGCCCGAGGGGCGCGGCTACTACAGCGGAGTGCTCGCGCTGATCGGCCGCGACGATTCCGGCGCCCGGCAGCTCGACTCGGCACTGCTCATCCGTACGGCGGACATCGGAGCGGAGGGCCGGCTGCGGATCGGTGTCGGAGCGACGCTGGTCCGCCACTCCGATCCGGACTCCGAGGTCGCCGAGACCCGCGCGAAGACCGCTGCCCTGCTGGATGCCGTGCACGGCACGCAACCGCATCCCCCGGGCACCTCTCGCCGCTCACCCCGCATCGCCGGACACCCGCAGGTCCGCGAGGCGTTGGCCCGGCGCAACGTCACACTCTCCCGGTTCTGGCTGGAGCCCCCGGGTGACGCCGGGTACCACCGCGAAGCGCTGGCCGGCCACCGTGTGCTCGTGGTGGACGGCGAGGACTCCTTCACCGAGATGCTCAGGCATCAACTGCGCGCGCTCGGACCTGAGGTCACCACGCGCAGGTTCGACGAACCCTACGAGCCTGACGACTTCGACCTTGTCATCGTGGGCCCCGGCCCCGGCGATCCACGGGACTTCGACGCCCCCAAGATCGCCGCGCTGCGCCGCACTGTCCGCCGGCTCATGGACGAACGACGGCCCTTCCTGGCGGTATGCCTGGGACATCAGGTGGTGTGCGGGGTGCTGGGACTCGAACTGATCCGCAAGGATCCGCCCAACCAAGGGGTGCAACGCGAGATCGACCTGTTCGGCCGCCGTACCCCTGTGGGCTTCTACAACACCTTCGCCGCTGTGTCGGCCGACGACCGGTTCAAAGGCGTCGAGGTCAGTCGGGACCCGGAGAACGGTGAGGTGCACGCCCTTCGCGGTCCTTCCTTGCGTTCTCTGCAGTTCCATCCGGAGTCCCTGCTCACGCAGGAAGGCGTGTCGATCCTCGGCGACGAGCTCGAGGCGCTGCTGACGACCTCCGGGACAACCCCTGTGAGGGCCGGTGAATGA
- a CDS encoding acyl carrier protein, whose product MSAVKNQIACDQLREIVALVLEIDVADVLTDSHFYDDLSADSLEKVEIAVRIERDFGVSLGADEAAELSSVAAALALLRDKGVVG is encoded by the coding sequence ATGTCCGCTGTAAAGAATCAGATTGCCTGCGACCAGCTCCGGGAAATCGTGGCATTGGTTCTTGAGATCGATGTGGCCGACGTTCTTACCGATTCACATTTCTACGACGACCTGTCGGCCGACTCCTTGGAGAAGGTGGAAATCGCCGTACGGATCGAGCGGGATTTCGGGGTTTCTCTCGGCGCCGACGAGGCCGCGGAGCTGAGCAGCGTCGCGGCCGCGCTGGCCCTGCTGCGCGACAAGGGCGTGGTGGGCTGA
- a CDS encoding beta-ketoacyl synthase N-terminal-like domain-containing protein — protein MTHSAGVRVTGLGVRLTAAGSPQPVGLVDSRTPEGIRAGEDETAHALAAATTAVCGLGPARSLRTGTVWASSTAGLQEYAQTCADIPALGPGRVSPRRAARSAYTGPVTAVSVRFGFDGPYLNLTGAQDTGAHAVVEAARMIEQGQCARVLVGGSAAWPAVRPGAARPRSEGAACVVLEKHPGTGGGTDVRLLERARVGPGAAARDDGPASFIRGCLERMGGRPRRVVLSAAAGSHIPAGVVSQLCAAPCLDVEARWGDLGAAGGFAAVAAAVAMSTRRLQKRNPHILVLAIGAGNAVAIEVTSRRGGR, from the coding sequence ATGACGCATAGCGCCGGTGTGAGAGTCACCGGACTCGGCGTACGGCTGACAGCGGCCGGGTCACCACAACCGGTCGGCCTGGTCGACTCCCGTACCCCCGAAGGCATACGGGCCGGTGAGGACGAGACCGCACACGCCCTCGCCGCAGCCACCACCGCGGTCTGTGGCCTCGGCCCGGCCAGGAGCTTACGGACCGGCACGGTATGGGCGAGCTCCACAGCGGGCCTCCAGGAATACGCGCAGACCTGCGCCGACATCCCCGCGCTGGGGCCCGGGCGGGTGTCACCGCGCCGCGCGGCGCGGTCGGCGTACACCGGACCGGTGACTGCGGTCTCCGTGCGCTTCGGCTTCGACGGTCCCTATCTGAACCTCACCGGGGCACAGGACACAGGCGCGCACGCGGTCGTCGAAGCCGCCCGCATGATCGAACAGGGCCAGTGTGCACGGGTGTTGGTCGGCGGATCCGCCGCCTGGCCGGCGGTACGTCCCGGCGCGGCCCGGCCACGGTCGGAAGGCGCCGCGTGCGTCGTCCTGGAGAAGCACCCCGGGACCGGCGGTGGCACGGACGTCCGGCTGCTGGAGCGGGCCCGTGTCGGCCCCGGCGCCGCGGCGCGGGACGACGGCCCGGCCTCCTTCATCAGGGGCTGCCTGGAACGCATGGGCGGCAGGCCACGGCGGGTGGTCCTCTCCGCGGCTGCCGGATCCCACATCCCGGCGGGCGTGGTGTCGCAGCTGTGCGCCGCCCCCTGTCTGGATGTGGAAGCGCGCTGGGGGGATCTCGGCGCCGCCGGCGGTTTCGCCGCGGTGGCCGCCGCGGTCGCCATGTCCACCCGTCGCCTCCAGAAAAGAAATCCGCACATTCTCGTGCTGGCCATCGGCGCGGGCAATGCCGTCGCCATCGAAGTGACATCGCGAAGGGGAGGTCGGTAA
- a CDS encoding beta-ketoacyl synthase N-terminal-like domain-containing protein, with the protein MTPATAVITGVGLAVPGLDGAEDLLRPPSAGGGFEPATGLKGREMRHKDRASRLALRSVEPALRDAGLLADDSVYHGPAPSTAVVVSTNFGNLDSVCDFADTIAEHTVTGLSPLGLPHTSSNVIAGWVAIRYGMRGPNITVCNGGTSGTDALYWARNLIAVRRADVVVVIGVEPDTEPAARLLADGSDRPMLDGAAALVVESAEHAGARGARPRAVLTEVVRESGLSAAVDVALKAHAGPVGLWLTAQGTSVPALAGAADIGAVPTVDLAARLGHCSGALGVLQCAAGVAYLAGGGAGSVLSTSGGPDDDAATALLLTATGEAS; encoded by the coding sequence ATGACACCTGCAACCGCCGTGATCACGGGTGTGGGGCTCGCCGTCCCGGGCCTCGACGGGGCCGAGGATCTTCTGCGGCCGCCTTCGGCGGGTGGCGGCTTCGAGCCTGCCACCGGGCTCAAGGGCCGGGAGATGCGGCACAAGGACCGCGCCTCGCGGCTTGCGCTCCGGTCGGTCGAACCGGCGCTGCGCGATGCGGGCCTGCTGGCGGACGACAGCGTCTACCACGGACCCGCGCCGTCCACGGCCGTCGTGGTCAGCACCAATTTCGGAAACCTGGACAGTGTCTGCGACTTCGCGGACACCATCGCCGAACACACCGTCACCGGGCTGAGCCCGCTGGGCCTTCCGCACACATCCAGCAATGTGATCGCCGGCTGGGTCGCCATTCGTTATGGGATGCGCGGACCGAACATCACCGTGTGCAACGGCGGGACGAGCGGAACCGACGCCCTGTACTGGGCCCGGAACCTGATCGCGGTCCGGCGCGCCGACGTCGTCGTCGTGATCGGTGTGGAGCCGGACACCGAGCCGGCCGCCCGCCTTCTCGCGGACGGCTCGGACCGGCCGATGCTGGACGGCGCGGCGGCGCTCGTCGTCGAGTCGGCCGAGCATGCCGGGGCCCGCGGCGCCCGCCCGCGTGCCGTGCTCACGGAAGTCGTACGGGAGTCCGGCCTGTCGGCCGCGGTGGACGTGGCCCTGAAAGCGCACGCCGGGCCCGTCGGGCTGTGGCTCACCGCCCAGGGCACGTCGGTCCCCGCACTGGCCGGGGCCGCGGACATCGGCGCGGTACCGACGGTGGATCTCGCGGCCCGGCTCGGCCACTGCTCGGGGGCCCTGGGCGTGCTGCAGTGCGCGGCGGGGGTCGCGTACCTCGCCGGGGGCGGGGCCGGCTCGGTCCTGTCGACCAGCGGCGGCCCCGACGACGATGCGGCCACCGCCCTGCTGCTCACTGCCACCGGTGAGGCGTCATGA